DNA sequence from the Centropristis striata isolate RG_2023a ecotype Rhode Island chromosome 17, C.striata_1.0, whole genome shotgun sequence genome:
ACTTTAAAGAAATCATCtgaaatcaaaaaacacaaagaaaatcacattttataaaaaactatatatcAGGTTTTGTAAACTAAACAGGGATCATacctataaaaaacaataattatttacCCAAAATCTTaatatgtgtctctgtggtgtggTTGGTGTCCTTCTGGTGGACTCTACAGGTGAAGCTGTTGCTGTGTCTCTTCTCCAcagtcactctgctgctgacagTATAGAGGTCATCAGGacctctgactgtctctgtaggtccagcagagaggagctttCCCTCACCGTCCAGCCACAACACCTCAGGCTCTGGATACCAGCCAGAAGACTCACACTGTAACACCGCTCCTGCTCTGTTGATGTCAATTCCTGCTAAATTAATGACAGGCGAGGAAACGGCGCCTGGTATtgagaaaaaggaaacattcTAAAACGGCAAAACAATGAATGAGTTAATAATGACAAAGGAtcctgtttttcatttatttttccttattatttagctctgtttcctgttttattttgatactCACATTGTGTCTTGTCTCAAGACTTCCTGCCGTGTTGTGATCACCTGTTCCCACCCCTGATTGTTGTCACCTGTTCCCAATTATCCCGCCCTCTTTCCGTGTATTTAGTCAGTCTCTTCCCTCATGTTTGTGTCAGTTTGTCTTGTCTGCTCGTCAGTAAACATAAAAGCACTTTCCCTTGTGTTGCCGCTCAGTGTTTCTTAGGATTTTGGTATGTTTAATCAGTTTTTCGATTTTACCTGCTGTGCCAAATCTTCATAAAAATCTTTTGCATACTTTCATTCTGTTGATTAACTTGTGCATTTGGGTTCATTCATTGTTTGCTGAATCAGCATCACAGCTCGTTTGCCAATAACTACCAAAATCCTCTATTGGAGAGTTGTGAAACAGTCTAACTTTTTAGAagttttttaacagtgtgtcGTTGAATGAATATTGAACTGATCCCACTATACAGTGTGTGTCCACTTACCAACAACAAGCTCCATGGCTGATGCTTTATTCAGTTTTGGAATGAAGCATGTGTAACTCCCCGCATCAGACGGTTTCACTTTGGAGAGTTTCAGTGTCATGTTTCCCTTCTTCAGTTCATGAGTGAACAGAGAAGTTCTTCCTTTGAAAGATGGATTTCTAGCAGAAATGAGATCCTTGCCATTACGCCGCACATTTACAAATTCAGGATTCAGGTCCGGTCTCGTCCACTCCAGCGTCATGGCAGAAATATCCTTCACAGGCTTCAGGTAACATGGcaaaatgatgtcatcaccaaTGTTTGCCACTATTGGCTGAGATGGACCAACTAACTGAGACTGACCTGGAAACAAATAGATCAGTTTATTCCTTTCTGCATTTAAAATCAGTCGGATCTTTTCATCTTTATAATTAAACCTTCATGATAGTGTGCCAATGGTGGCAGGCCCTTTATCTGCATGATATATGTGAGTGATATCCACACTCCAGTCCAGTAGGTGACGGTAATGCACCTATACACTGGTTTGCcaaccaccaaaaaaaaacaaataaaaagattgTATGCAAAGCATTATGGGTGGGggatacacacacaagcattgCTGGAAATTCACCGAAAGAAAGACTCTGTAGGATTCTAAGGAACAGTCCTTTGACAGATCTCTATGACGTAGCATCTttcaaattcagccgtttgaggatccttcttTGACTCTGGGGAGCATCCACAGTGGTCTTGCATGTGTCACTTACCTCTACAAGAGTGTGTGAGCAGAAGGTGGAAAACCAAAACACTGAGGAGTCTGAGTGGAGACTGGAGGGACAGTCCATTCTTCTGGGGAAGCATCTTGTAGTTCTGGAAATTAAATTAGACCAGTGATTatttgttatatggaaaaataaactttagaATCAGTGTTCAGCAAAAGTAACTTGTGCATTcaataatacaattaataatataaatcctaaaaaaaacattggtgGTTTATGTGAACACAAGATCCCTcaacaataaaagcctcatctTAAATGAATTCATCACTGACAAACAACTGGACTTCCTCTGTCTGACCGAAACCTGGCAAAAACCCTTGGAATATTTCACACTCAACCAAACCACACCTACTGGATATTCATACATGGACAACCCTCGCTCTaagggccgaggaggaggaattGCAGCCATACACCGCCAAGACCTCAACCCTCGACCACTCTCCATCACTGTTGCACCATCTTTTGAACATCTGGCATTTAAACTCCCCGGTCCAAAACCCCTCATCATTGCTATCATCTACCGTCCACCCAAACCCAACCCAAACTTTCTGTCAGATTTCTCAGAATTCTTCACACAACTGTCTTCAGTCTTGCCATCCATCCTACTCCTAGGTGACTTTAATATCCACATTGACTCCCCTGACTGTAAAAGTACAACAGACTTTCTGGACATTCTCAACTGCTTCAACCTCACCCAACATGTAAATTTCCCCACCCACCGCCGTGGGCAGATTCTGGACCTGGTTTGTTCCACTGGCCTCAATATTGACAACCTCTCACACACTGACCTCACCATCTCCGACCACCTGACCATCATCATGGACATCAACATTCCCAGCCCCCAACCCAAACAAAACTGCATTATAACCTTTCGCAACCTCAAGTCTCTCTGTCCAACCACCCTCTCCACATGCATATCCAACACCATAGCTGACTCCACCCTCCCTGAAAACCCAACTCCAATAGACCTCGTCAACCTGTACAACCACACTCTGTCCACCTGCCTCAACCAGCTTGctcccataaaaacaaaaaatgtctcattCACTCACTCTGCCCCCTGGTACACTCCCGAACTTCACCAACTAAAGAAACAGCGCAGAAAACTGGAACGCCTACACAACAAAACTGAACTCACTGTTCACTACCAAGCCTACAAAGACCATATCCACCAATACAAGTCAGCACTCAACGAAGCCCGCTCCACCTTCTACTCCGGCATCATTCACTCTGGCTCCTCCAACCCCCACACTCTGTTTTCTACAATAAATAAGCTCCTCAAACCTATGGACCACATCTCACACTCCTTCACCCCGGAAAAATGCAATAACTTTCTATCATTCTTTCACTCAGAAGTTGACAACATACACAGCCAGCttgccacctcctcctccgtcaGCCTCAACCCACAACTTTCACCTCCTTCACTAACAGACCATTGTCTTTCTTCCTTTTCACCCATAACAGCATCTGACCTCTCCAATATGTTCTCAAGCATTAAACACCCCACCTGCTCCCTGGACCCCATTCCCTCCATCCTCGTCAAAGCTTGCCTCCCCTGTCTCACCCCACTCATAACCAACATCATAAACTCCTCCCTCACCTCTGGTACGGTTCCCTCCTGTTTCAAACTTGCTGCCATCACACCCATCCTCAAGAAGCCCGGCCTGGACCCTGATAACCCCGAAAACTTCAGACCCATTTCAAACCTCCCATTTCTCTCGAAAATTCTAGAACGTTTTGTTGCCGATCAACTCCAGCACTACCTCCACTCCAATCAACTCTACGAAACATTCCAATCTGGCTTCCATACCCACCACAGCACCGAAACCGCTCTACTAAAAGTCACCAACGACCTCCTACTCGCCTCTGACTCCGGCTCCCTCaacattctcctcctcctcgaccTCAGCGCCGCTTTTGACACCATCGACCACTCCGTCCTCCTCAGTCGTCTGCAATCATGCATTGGTATCACTGGCTCAGCACTCTCCTGGTTTAAATCCTACCTCTCTGATAGATTTCACTACATCTCCATCAATAACTGCAAATCCCATATCATCCCTGTCACACATGGTGTCCCCCAAGGCTTGGTGCTTGGTCCTCTCCTATTCATCCTGTACATGCTACCCCTCGGTCACATCATACGCCACCATGGACTACAATTTCATTGCTATGCAGACGATACCCAACTCTACCTCTCTATAAAAACCATCACTCCTGCCGCTCTGCTTACCATCACAAACTGCCTCaccgacataaaaacctggatgaacagcaactttctcaaactaaactacaacaaatcagaaatcatCGTCATTGGCCCCAAATCCCGCCTCCCCTCTTCCCAGGACTTCTCACTGAACATTGATGGACTCACAgtcaccccctccccctctgtccgAAATCTCGGCGTCACCATGGATCCTACTCTCTCCTTCAAATCTCACATCAAGAACATCACAGAAacatccttcttccacctccgcAACATCTCACGTCTCCGCCCAATCCTGTCCTCCGCTGCCGAAACACTAATTCATGCTTTCATAACCTCCAGACTGGACTATTGCAACAGCATTCTCTACGGCCTCCCCTCCACCAACcttcaaaaactacaatatgtccAAAATTCAGCTGCCTGTTTGCTCACCCACTCCCGCTCCAGAGACCCCATCACGCCCATCCTTcagcaccttcactggctccctatccagcacagaatccactttaagatcctgctcatcacctacaaagccctcaatAACCTTGCTCCCCCATACCTCACAGATCTGCTCCAACGTCACTCCCCCACCCGCaacctcagatcttcagacGCCAACCTACTGacctccatcaccaggaccaagcaccttCAGATcctactgacccccatcaccaggaccaagcaccttCAGATCCTACTGACCCCCATCAACAGGACCAAGCACCTTCAGATcctactgacccccatcaccaggaccaagcaccgcaccattggcgacagagccttctccactgctgccccGACCCTCTGGACCTCCTCCCTACTCACATCCGCAATTCCGACTCCCTCCACGCCTTCAAAAACTAACTcaaaaccttttcaaaatagcttacaatacCCAaactcataatctctcatctctgtttagttgttttcttctgtattttgtgtttgtgtgtgtctaatttcctgtcatgtaaagcgactttgagtgcctttaaaagcactataaaaatttaatgtattattattattaattgtctAACTATATATAACACAATAGTCTTTACTGCCATGTGTGTCCCAGTGTATTTTATGATGTCAAGACTGAACCTGTCCACGTAATGCAAATTAACTTTCAGTTTTGGCAACACAGACAGTCCGGTGCAGAGTATTTGAAAAACTGTGTATAGTATGTATATTAAAGCTGagttatatttcacttttttttttatccaacatGCCTAAGACAATTTCAGACTTGTTCAATAGTTTATCATTTGAACCATTTCTATTATACAAATGCAGTTCAAatacattcattaaaaaaaaaaaaaaaagattatgttGTGTTAAATCTTTGAAACGTAAAATCTTgaaccttttttgttgttgacttACCTGCAGTGCTGTTTCTCAGTCTAGATTATTTTTGTAGTGAGTTACCGTGTGTTGGACATAGCTGTTATAGAGAATAACTACAAAGGTCGCCTCTCTGAAGGCAGACCAAGTGTTATTGTTGGTAAAGTTGTTAGaatacagattattttatacaaaacagacaggaaaataaagaaataaatgagaCGACGTACCTGCTGCATGGCGTGTCCGTTCTTCAGACGGAGGAGTAAAGTCTGTTAATCATTGATGGACTTTGACCTGATCTCACCTTATTATAAACagcagttgttgttttattgacacattacattttgtttgtattacACATAATGTAGAGCACTTTAGTGTTCAAATGTAATGCAAAGTCACCATCAAAACCACCCTACTGAGAGAGCTTTTAAAGATTAGCAGAATAATAACGGTAGATAATGTTAACGGCTGATTTAGATTTAAATGTGGGCACAAATATTTGTTCCTTGACTTATAAATGAGCAGCTACTTTGAATAAACTCATTAAACACAGTATGGTGATTTGTTCTGGTCTTATGCTCAGTTTAGTTTTGAACTGCTGAACTTTGAGTTTGTTGTTAGGTAATAGATCCCTGATATAAAACATTACAGCTGCAATCAAAACCATCAAGAGCAACAATGCATGTAGAAAAAAAGGTCAATGTTCAGGAGGCAGATGTTGTGTGTGTTATCTTCCTGCAGGGGGCAGAACTGAACTTACAGGATCAGGCCTTTGAGACTTCTGCCTCATTTCAATAAAAGCATCCATTtaacttttaaataatttataaacatttctatttttgaaagcattcttatttaacagcatttttcacacctgcccaaacatttgaccttttacacagtaatgtatatgtatgcatgtatatatatgtgtgtgtgtgtgtgtgtgtgtgtgtgtgtatatatatatatatatatatatgtatatatattagtgCTGTCAAacgattaaaatatttaatcatgATTAATTGCATTAATGTCATAGTTAACTCACAATTCATCACAATTAATCGCACATTTTTATCTATTCTAAatttcccttgatttttttttcgtcccattatttttttctcattttaatgcTCTTATCAACAGAAGTGGATTGGCTTGCtttatgcaaatgttttttttattgaaaaacaacattGGTAAACAGGGcgatacaaaataaaattatacagtGCACGTCAGGTAAATTAGGACTCAGCCTATAGTGCAGTTAAACTAgggaaatacaaaataaaattataaagtgCACGTCAGGTAAACTAAACCATGGCTTAATACTTTCAAGTTTGCTTTGAACATAGCAGTCAGGCTACTGCTCTTTATTCACCAGAGGCTCATCAACCCAATCAACAGTAACAGTAAAAGGTTAGCCTAGCCTACTGCTCTTTGCTTTGAGCCAGTTACTCAAACAGACAAGCCTGTTGACATTTTCAGACAACAGGGAAGCTCGCTTCTTTTGTACAACATGTCCAGACACTGAAAACAACCTTTCAGAAGGTACTGATGTTGCCGGTGCTGCTAAGTACTTGCGTGCAAGGCGGGCCATTTCACTGTGTGCCCCTTCATGTGCAGACCACCATTCCTGGGGACAGTCATCCATGCCAGTAAGAGGCTCTGCCTTGTAGCCCTCCAGACATTGCTCAATActgtcctcctcttcatcagatGAAGACTCATGTGCAAGCATGAGAGTTGGTTTCTTCGTAGGAGGCTCAGGCGTGACTTGGTTATCCGGCTGTGCAGGCCTCTCCATCTCCTGGAGCAAGGCACGGATTGTACCCCACACCTCAGTCCTGTCAGGTTTGCTCAGACACTTGAGGTCCTTAAAccttgaaattaaatgaaatgcaaCTTTAACACAAGTACAGGTGCAGGTATAACAAAATTGTGACAATACCCCTATCTCTATCTACCGTGCTAAATTcaaaaatacaaagtaaaaaGGCAAGCAacctaacaaaacaaacacactgagagAAACACAATGCTGAGAATGAGGATGAGTGTAAAAATGAAGCATGGCAATCTGACCTTGGGTCAAGTGCTGTCGCAACTCTCAGCCATGTGGTGTTGGTCTTCTCTTTACGACCCTCCATGTCTGCTGCGAAGATTCCCTTGAACTTAATCATGTAAGCTGGGTCGTCCTCAGTGACCTCCATCACTCGTGACAGATGACACAACGCTGGCAGCACCGCTGAGCAAGACACAAACTTCTCTCCTCCCAGAAGTTCAGACACATACCTGCAATCATATAGAGAAGCATTTTAGCTGGGAACTAGTAAAGGCTACTGTAATTCACAGAGTTCTCTCACTCATTCACTGACTCACTCaccagactcacacacacacacacacaccaatcttTCATACATGCATTATCCATAGCCAACCCGcacgcacataaacacacacccaAACATTAACATTACTGTTCTGACACAGACCTAGTTTGATTATTAAACAAACAGATATACACACGACACAGATACACAATAATTACCTGCAGTGATCCAGCACAGCCTCGAGCTTCTTCAGTTTCTCCAGCTCAGCAGCAGTTGGCATGACGACGTTGGTTGCGCGCAGGGCCAGTGCATCTCTCAGAGGTTCAGCATTCCACTGAACACGCTTGATCATTTCCAGGGTACTATTCCACCTGGTGGAGACTTCCTGTGCGAGTGACTCTTTCTTCTGATGATGTGCGACTTGTTGCTGCTCGAGCTCTGCTTGGTTTGCCGCGCTATGCTTAAAATGTCCAACAACTTTTCTGCATTTTGCCAATGCGTTGTCAAACGGGCTGTTGGTTAGCGAAACCGTGACAGCTCGGTGCACACTGTGTGCGATGCACGGCATATGCTCAAAGGGGAGCTGCCTGGCCGCTGCAATCATATTACGTGCACTATCTGTTGTCAGTGAGACAACTTTGTGTTCGATGTCCCACTCTCTTGCTACTTTCATAAAGTGCTCTGCAACCGCATCAGCGCAGTGCCTCTCTTCTGTCTTCATAACAGTTAAAGCATATGGCTCAAGTTTCCACTCTGGATCAAAGAAATGGGCTGTGACCCCAAGGTAGTTGTGATTACTGAGGGACGTCCAGTAATCACCAGTGAGCGTGACTGCTTTTGTTTTCTCCAACGCCTGCTGTACCTTACCCTTCTCCGCTTCATGCAATTTCTGTACGTGGCTTGTAATGGTGGCTCTCGAAGGCAATTCATAGGTCCAGTCGTTGGATGCTATGCGAATGATGTCAACTAGACCCTCGTCCTCCACAACGTTAACAGGCCTACATGCAGTAGCCACCCATTTAGCTATGGCTGCAGTAAGTTTGTTCTTAGTTGCGGTATCCAAGTGCTTCTGTCTGAAGTCGTCCATTCTCGCCTGGCTATGACGAGGAGGCGGAGAATTCGCATCAGCGGTGTGCTTTGCCATCAAGTGGTATTTCAGACTGGAGGTGCTACAATGATAGCTCAGTTCGCacttacaaaagacacagatcACTTTGGTCTTGTCAATGGAACCATTTGgcaattgacctatggctaagccacacccccaaaggcgatgagccaatcacagtgcgcatagctaactcaatacactcggacattctctgcttccacatccattgaaatgcattggagttagtccgttttcagtcgtttttatgtgttttttcttgatattttaagtttaaaatggtcaaacggtgtgcatggggtacctgcaactctgacacaaggtatCCCGAGAGGCTGGGCGACGGGGTGTATTTTCTACCATTTCCTAAGCCACATCTCAACCCAGATAAGTGTCTGCTCTGGATCAAGTTATGCGGTAGACCACAACACCATTTTAACGGATAAAATTAACAAGGATGTCTACATCTGTTCTAAGGTAAGTCAACAACGTATTTGAGGCAACATATTGTCACTCTGCTAAAGATGTTTAGATGTTAGAGAGGTTAAAGTTATCTTTAACATcactaacgttagcctaacgttagctaacgttagaAAACGTTAggctaaccctttctaacgttagaaAACGTTAggctaaccctttctaacgttagttTAACGTTAGAAAACGTTAGGCTGACCCTTTCTAATGTTAGCCTAACGTTAggctaaccctttctaacgttagctTCTAGCTGCGTTGTACATCATGTCACTTTGTTTGCTGGGAGTTCATTGGCCTGTTATGTGCTAGTTTCTGTACTTTTGCAATCCTACATGATTGTTAGCTGTTGTCCAAAGGGCTCTAGTTATACTAACGTTAACTTTCGGAGCTTAGCTTCATTAATTTATCTGTGAATAACCGAGATAACAAATGTTAGCAATGTTATGCTGAATGATTCATGTAAATACTGTAGCACCAAACTAATGGAGAGGTACTCTTGGTAAAGATGATAAAAAGGCTAAAAAGACGTATGCAACTTTCTGTCAATACAACAGGGGAGCTTTGTGATATACTTTTTAGAAAAACATGTAATCTTTTACACTACTCTTCAACATAACTAAATATTCAAACtatttacatacatacagtgtCAATAGACAAGAGGTCAGGATGTTCAAAAGGTCATTGATTTGTGCCGGTTTAGTGTGAGTAATAACTCCTAATAAAAtgctatattttttgtttaagcATTTTGTCAATGGAGGGCCCAGCACTGAGTTTCCCCATCCTCATCAAGCTACAAGGACTGGATATACTGTAGGAAAGAGGTGTCGTCCATCTCCAAAAAAGAGGTACCTCAAATGTGTGTTGGGTGCACacatacatgaacacacacaggtTCAAGTCACACTTGAGCATTGATGACATAATATCAAGCTGAAGGCAAAAATCAGAAAAAGGATCTGCAAACTGTTGAAAAAATCCCAGCAGCTTTAATAGCAGAAAACATTGGGTTTTGAGAAACACgttgaaacattttatgacaTATTATTAATCCACTTAATATCGATTAAtccataaaataaccaaaacacattgataatgaaaataaatgtttcttgcAGCCCTaatgatgttatttttttttcatttacaggtgtgaatcagctcCCAGAAGGACcacaaagaacagaaaaatcAGGAGAGGAGGTGAGATCTATTTCTTGGGACAAAAGTTATTTACATGAAATTCACGAAGCTTTGTAATCATTGAATTGATGAACAGGACATCTTTGTGAACTCTCTCAATGTACAGATCTGCTCTTGTGTAAAGGACAAAATCACAGAAATCAAGTCCACTTAAAAGCAGCTGCCCTTGGATTTGATAGTAGCAGTTGTGGCTTTTTGAAATTTTGATGTCTTGTCCATTGTTGATGACATAGAAGTCTTTGATCGTTGAGGCAGCTTCTTCTATGGTCATGTCCGCATCCGGGGTAGCACCAAGAAACGGCAGCTCTGGCTGTAGCATTAGGCCAGCATCGTGTACATGTCTACATGGATATGTCTCTTGGTATAGCTCCTTTGCCTTTGGCTCACTGGCAGTGCCATAGCTCGTTGCCTTTGAGGTGAAGGGTTTGGGGTAGTAAATCGACTGAATGAATTcctctgtaactttttttcttttcagtattTCTCCAAATTTAGAGGCTGTTAGCCTTCCCTCATGATCTTTGTGCCATTTCTCACAGGCATCCTGTGCCTTTGTCGCCACTTGAATTTTCCTTGCTTCTTCAAGACTGAAACTCTGATTGACTGTAGGTGTTGGTAGAGAGATGTCTGGGGAGAGGGGCCTGGGGATGTTGTCGGCACAGGAACAGGATACTGGCAGGGATGATGCTGGCTTGTTTAACACTGGAAGATACAGGAGAAGGAAGTTGAAGTTATGACAAATACAGAAACAGCTGAAATTACAATATAACTAATAATAACATATGAGAGGGAGTGCTCTGTTGTGGTTATTGGCACTGGTGTGCTGCCTTTTTCCATTTCGGAAATGTGAATGGGCCCTTAGTTTGAATAATTTTACTGATATGTTGGTTGGTTTGTGACATTTGGCTTGCACCAGATCATctttatgttttccttcattcattttaaaccataaatttatatttacagtgcCACTAGAGGATGAGCAACCACCCGTGCAACAGCAGCCAGAGGAAGTGCCAGATCATCTGGACCAGCATCCGCCACTGGAGCTGCACTCAGGGGAAGGGGAGCAAGAGCTGCTGAAATTAAGGACTATGCTGGATCAGAAGGATGCGGAAattgaagatttaaaaaaaaaacagactctaACAACACTGACACCAGAACTCCTGCACCGCAGCAAAATTTCAAACTATTTCCGGTACTGCACTGGCTTCAGTTACGATCAGTTTAACAACTTGTGCTCTGTGTTTGCTGTGCCAAATACTTATACAGCTCCACAAACCTTTGTCCCattaacatataagagggttgatcaagaaataaatgaaatgccACTACGTCACCAACTTTTGCTGGTTCTCATGAAGTTGCGCCAAAATTTTGACTTAAAGGATCTGGCTTACAGATTTCAGATACCAGAACTAAGCGCAGGCACTCTTTTCAACTCATGGGTCGATTACATGTTTGATGTACTTGGTGAATTACCTGTATGGCCACATAGAGACACCATCATCTCCCAAATGCCAGATAAATATAAGATCAACTTCGGAACAACTCTAGCAATACTTGACTGCACAGAAGTAAAGATTGAGAGGCCAAGTTCGTTAGTACTGCAGAGTCAAAGTTTCTCAAACTACAAGTCAACCAACATTCTGAAATCACTGATTGCATGTGATCCACGTGGCGCTATCATATTTACATCTACTCTTTTTACTGGATCATTGTCTGACAAGGAAATTGTTCAGAAAAGCAAATTCCTTGAGTTTCTGAAAACACTCATGTCTCATAGCTACCTGAACAAAGGTGATGGTGTAATGGTTGACAAAGGATTCTACAGTACATGCatcacaaagatgaaaacatgcTGTTTCTCTGAgttcatgaaaataaaacacagactgtTTAACTGCAGAATAAGTACTTTGCCCACCATTGTGTACTGTACATGACATCAACCTATGATTACCTGTTTGGGTTGTGGGAGCAGATGACCGGCTTCTTTTTACGTTTAGCCTTTGCTTTGGCAACAATGACAGCCGTGATGGGCTGGCCGCTTATGATCCGCTTGCCTCTCGGCCGATGCCACTGCTGAGCCCGACTTGTGCAGGACAGCTGATCTCTCCCCCGCAGCCGGTCAACATAATGGAATAgcccaataatatgggagcagtaacccgGTTCCCTATGAATTCAATCCCAATGATGTGTCAGATCAATGACATGGAACTTGTTACTGTTAATTTATATTAACGGATGAAAACAAGATAGTAGCAATTACCATAGCATATTTTACAAGTCACGTCAAGTTTGATTAATAAATTGAAAGtaatagtaaataataatacattaataaatttaaagtaaatcatattttttaccCTGCAGTGCATGAACAATGCTGATCCTCTATCTTGTTGTCGGAGATGGTGACGGCAACGAGATGCGGATTATAATGTTTACATTGTGACCTGTAAACATTTGCCTGGAGCATAAACTTTGATATATCTTTGATGATATCtcatctttctgtctccaaaaatgattaattgcctcctgtgaaattttTCCGACTGtgacagctgccatagcgccaatcaccgaatgttgacagtttgtccgagtgagtggagggggcggggcttagccataggtgaattcCTCCAGCACTCCTGCCCTGCCACCTGAGGAACTCTCTGTGGGTCGAGAGCAGCACCCGTAGCAGCTGGAGCCTggggaggacaaaaaaaagaagcaggatTAGTGCACGGACGAGAAGAGGGTCTAGCGGGTGTGGAGGGCGGGTAACCCGGCAGACTGGAGAGGCTTGCAGACCCTCATGTGCCCGGCCCCAGGAGAGAACAGCCAGAACAGTCCGAGGTGGAGGCTGGGAGCCCCTCCACGAACTGCTTCAAGACATCTTTTTCCAGCAGCCGCCCCTGGCCTGCAGAGTTCCCCAGCCAC
Encoded proteins:
- the LOC131989349 gene encoding E3 SUMO-protein ligase ZBED1-like — protein: MDDFRQKHLDTATKNKLTAAIAKWVATACRPVNVVEDEGLVDIIRIASNDWTYELPSRATITSHVQKLHEAEKGKVQQALEKTKAVTLTGDYWTSLSNHNYLGVTAHFFDPEWKLEPYALTVMKTEERHCADAVAEHFMKVAREWDIEHKVVSLTTDSARNMIAAARQLPFEHMPCIAHSVHRAVTVSLTNSPFDNALAKCRKVVGHFKHSAANQAELEQQQVAHHQKKESLAQEVSTRWNSTLEMIKRVQWNAEPLRDALALRATNVVMPTAAELEKLKKLEAVLDHCRYVSELLGGEKFVSCSAVLPALCHLSRVMEVTEDDPAYMIKFKGIFAADMEGRKEKTNTTWLRVATALDPRFKDLKCLSKPDRTEVWGTIRALLQEMERPAQPDNQVTPEPPTKKPTLMLAHESSSDEEEDSIEQCLEGYKAEPLTGMDDCPQEWWSAHEGAHSEMARLARKYLAAPATSVPSERLFSVSGHVVQKKRASLLSENVNRLVCLSNWLKAKSSRLG